In Zingiber officinale cultivar Zhangliang chromosome 11B, Zo_v1.1, whole genome shotgun sequence, a single window of DNA contains:
- the LOC122033742 gene encoding polygalacturonase ADPG2-like, whose amino-acid sequence MAGQSVIVISLFVLLLLASSSAATEVLADPSIYNVLDFGAKGDGNTNDTLAFVKAWSAACHNSKTPSTLLIPAGKTFLLSHINFEGPCNNFIYVMVEGNLKRTNEIWPEASGWLLFIQIKGIKISGSGELDGQGANWWSCNEKNQCTQDRPHNLHMLGCTDAQILGLRSINSPMMHISVGNSERVNISDITIIAPENSPNTDGIHVQESRFVDIRNSIIGTGDDCVSLSEGDENIFVNNVTCGPGHGISVGSLGKDGSRSTASNIYVSNCTLTQTTNGVRIKTWQGGSGFAKNISFVNIIMNDVLNPIIIDQYYCPDSFCDASSSGVEVIDVKYIGVTGTSSSEVAIALNCSQSVPCSGIVMDTVNLSSANKGGKVQSYCISANGYTKNQVTPAVSCLTQ is encoded by the exons ATGGCTGGACAA AGTGTTATCGTCATCAGTCTCTTTGttctccttcttcttgcttcttcctCTGCTGCTACTGAGGTTTTGGCTGATCCGTCAATATACAACGTCTTAGACTTTGGAGCCAAAGGCGATGGCAACACCAATGACACTCta GCGTTTGTAAAAGCATGGAGTGCAGCTTGTCACAACAGCAAGACACCCTCCACCTTGCTCATTCCGGCAGGGAAGACATTTTTGTTGTCTCATATCAATTTCGAAGGACCTTGCAATAACTTCATTTACGTGATG GTTGAAGGAAACCTTAAACGAACAAACGAAATATGGCCAGAAGCTTCCGGCTGGCTGCTTTTCATTCAAATCAAAGGCATAAAAATCTCAGGCTCCGGCGAGCTCGACGGCCAAGGGGCAAACTGGTGGTCATGCAATGAGAAAAAC CAATGTACACAAGACAGGCCCCAT AATCTACATATGTTGGGTTGCACCGATGCACAGATTTTGGGACTGAGGTCGATCAACAGCCCGATGATGCACATATCTGTGGGGAATAGTGAGCGAGTCAATATCAGCGACATCACCATCATCGCCCCCGAAAACAGTCCCAACACCGACGGCATCCACGTCCAGGAAAGCCGATTTGTCGACATCAGAAACTCCATAATTGGAACGGGAGATGACTGTGTGTCACTGAGCGAAGGTGATGAGAATATTTTTGTCAATAATGTAACATGTGGCCCTGGCCATGGGATAAG CGTTGGGAGCTTGGGCAAAGATGGGTCCCGGTCAACAGCATCCAACATCTATGTCTCCAACTGCACGTTGACCCAAACAACCAATGGAGTCAGGATCAAGACATGGCAG GGAGGTTCTGGTTTTGCGAAGAACATATCGTTTGTGAATATCATCATGAATGACGTGCTTAACCCCATTATTATAGATCAGTACTACTGTCCTGACAGCTTCTGCGATGCCAGT TCATCAGGAGTAGAAGTGATCGATGTGAAATACATTGGAGTGACAGGAACCTCATCGAGCGAAGTAGCAATCGCTCTGAATTGCAGCCAAAGTGTGCCTTGCAGTGGCATTGTCATGGACACTGTCAATCTGTCGTCTGCAAATAAAGGAGGAAAGGTGCAGTCTTACTGCATCAGTGCCAATGGATATACGAAGAATCAAGTCACGCCTGCTGTTTCTTGCTTGACCCAGTGA